In the Patescibacteria group bacterium genome, one interval contains:
- a CDS encoding V-type ATP synthase subunit I, with product MAVSPIQKICLVGHVEHQEKIIETIYQLGWLEIISNKDLENQEDQYSYKVISDLDYKLAQIKSGVDFIEQYKPKEKNWQKKINNLLNPKIPITQTKINKILSSFDYQDLVEKTQNLNENLNQCNNLIIKYQSEIKILEPWQDLIYPPQSIQDTQKTISTIGIINKKHFDLFLQEIEKDKDLIEVINIKEDEKENYILIIYFKTLQKEIDELFKKFDFQHADLIYPNQKPKETIQHLQKEIIQAEKKQQEILHQIQDLGHYLDDLKIVYDYFFWQKEKMIIDSQITKTQHTFGLSAWIESRHVENLKKILNKISSETEIVKIELEKNETPPVVLRNSNFVQPFESVTNIYGAPQSHEVDPTPYLAPFFIIFFGLCLSDAGYGIILALFSFLAMKVLKTPKEKRGFFKLLIYGGVATFIMGAILGGWFGITLENLPASLEPIRNFLLKIRIINPVEEPLKMLVVSLILGIIQVVVGIAVNLYWNLKNKDWDQSFDSAIWLYFIFSILFWMLTKVGLIASLSQLATYLVYLGVAAVVLTQGRRAKNIFLKIPQGILSLYDLVGYLSDVLSYSRILALGLATGIIAMVINLIAMLFKDMIPFIGWPIAILILIGGHIFNLAINALGSFIHSGRLQYVEFFPKFMEGGGRRFKPVKKQGQFTTPENQN from the coding sequence ATGGCTGTCTCCCCTATCCAAAAAATATGTTTAGTCGGACACGTTGAACATCAAGAAAAAATTATTGAAACAATTTATCAATTGGGTTGGCTTGAAATTATTTCGAATAAAGATTTGGAAAACCAAGAAGATCAATATAGCTATAAAGTTATTTCTGATTTAGATTATAAATTAGCTCAAATAAAATCAGGCGTCGATTTTATTGAACAATATAAGCCCAAAGAAAAAAACTGGCAGAAAAAAATAAACAACCTATTAAATCCTAAAATTCCGATCACTCAAACGAAAATAAATAAAATTTTATCTAGTTTTGACTACCAAGATTTAGTTGAAAAAACACAAAATTTAAATGAAAACCTTAATCAATGCAATAATTTAATTATTAAATATCAAAGTGAAATTAAAATATTAGAACCTTGGCAAGATTTAATTTATCCACCACAAAGTATTCAAGATACTCAAAAAACAATTTCAACTATTGGCATTATTAACAAAAAACATTTTGACTTATTCTTACAAGAAATTGAAAAAGATAAAGATCTGATTGAGGTTATTAATATTAAAGAAGATGAAAAAGAAAATTATATTTTAATTATTTATTTTAAAACTCTTCAAAAAGAAATTGATGAACTGTTTAAAAAATTTGATTTTCAACATGCTGATTTAATTTATCCAAACCAAAAACCTAAAGAAACAATTCAACACCTTCAAAAAGAGATTATTCAAGCTGAAAAAAAACAACAAGAAATTTTACATCAAATTCAAGATCTGGGTCACTATCTTGATGATTTAAAAATTGTTTATGATTACTTTTTTTGGCAAAAAGAAAAAATGATTATTGACAGTCAAATAACTAAAACCCAGCACACCTTTGGCTTGTCGGCCTGGATCGAAAGTCGCCACGTTGAAAATTTAAAAAAAATATTAAATAAAATTTCAAGTGAAACTGAAATTGTCAAAATTGAATTAGAAAAAAATGAAACTCCGCCGGTTGTTTTGCGTAATTCCAACTTTGTTCAACCCTTTGAATCTGTCACTAATATCTACGGAGCTCCTCAATCTCACGAAGTTGATCCAACTCCCTATTTAGCTCCATTTTTTATTATTTTCTTTGGTTTGTGTTTAAGTGATGCTGGCTATGGAATTATTTTAGCTTTATTTTCTTTTCTAGCTATGAAAGTTTTAAAAACTCCGAAAGAAAAACGAGGCTTTTTCAAATTATTAATTTATGGTGGCGTAGCAACTTTTATCATGGGAGCTATTTTAGGTGGCTGGTTTGGAATTACTCTTGAAAATTTACCAGCATCCTTAGAACCAATCAGAAATTTTCTATTAAAAATTAGAATTATCAATCCAGTCGAAGAACCTTTAAAAATGCTAGTTGTTTCGTTAATTTTAGGAATTATACAAGTTGTTGTTGGTATTGCTGTGAATTTATATTGGAATTTAAAAAATAAAGATTGGGATCAATCTTTTGACAGTGCAATTTGGTTATATTTTATTTTTAGTATTTTGTTTTGGATGTTAACTAAGGTTGGATTAATCGCCAGCTTAAGTCAATTAGCAACTTATTTAGTTTATCTTGGTGTAGCTGCTGTTGTTTTAACTCAAGGTCGTCGCGCCAAAAATATATTTTTAAAAATTCCTCAAGGCATTCTCTCTTTATATGACTTGGTTGGTTATTTATCCGATGTTTTATCATATTCGCGTATTCTCGCTCTCGGCTTGGCAACTGGCATTATTGCCATGGTAATTAATTTAATTGCCATGTTATTTAAAGATATGATTCCTTTTATCGGCTGGCCCATTGCTATTTTAATTTTGATTGGTGGGCATATCTTTAATTTAGCCATCAACGCCTTAGGTTCATTTATTCACTCTGGTCGCTTGCAATATGTTGAATTTTTCCCTAAATTTATGGAAGGTGGCGGTCGGCGCTTTAAACCAGTTAAAAAACAAGGTCAATTTACTACACCGGAAAATCAAAATTAA
- a CDS encoding V-type ATP synthase subunit B encodes MLKEYKTIKEVSGPLLIVDEVEGVKYDELVEIKLNDGSIRRGQVLEVNGDKAIVQLFEGTRGIALEGSSAKFLGKTMELPLSLDVLGRVFDGSGRPKDKGPAIIAETKLDVNGDPLNPFARDYPNDFIQTGISTIDALNTLVRGQKLPIFSGAGLTHNQLAAQIARQAKVISKDGKDSPFAVIFGAMGITFEEAEYFINEFKKTGAIERAVLYINLADDPVVERITLPRLALTTAEYLAYEKGMHVLVILTDMTNYCQALREISAARKEIPGRRGYPGYLYTDLSTLYERAGRIKNKPGSITQIPILTMPEDDKTHPIPDLTGYITEGQIMIDRDLHRKGIYPSVNVLPSLSRLKDKGVGEGKTREDHAGLMNQLFSSYARGKEARELAVILGEAALSENDKKFSQFADEFEKRFVKQGLNEDRDILTTLNLGWELLTILPRSELKRIKEEYIEKYLPKK; translated from the coding sequence ATGTTGAAAGAATATAAAACAATTAAAGAAGTTTCTGGACCGCTTTTAATCGTTGATGAAGTTGAGGGAGTTAAATATGATGAATTGGTTGAAATTAAATTAAACGATGGAAGTATTCGTCGCGGTCAAGTTTTAGAAGTTAATGGAGATAAGGCGATTGTCCAACTATTTGAAGGAACTCGAGGTATTGCCCTAGAAGGTTCAAGTGCTAAATTTTTAGGTAAAACCATGGAATTACCATTATCTTTAGATGTTTTGGGTCGAGTCTTTGACGGCTCTGGTCGCCCCAAAGATAAGGGTCCAGCTATTATTGCCGAAACAAAACTTGATGTCAATGGTGATCCCTTAAATCCTTTTGCCAGAGATTATCCTAATGATTTTATTCAAACTGGTATTTCAACTATTGATGCTTTAAACACTTTAGTCCGTGGCCAAAAATTACCGATATTTTCAGGTGCTGGTTTAACCCACAATCAACTCGCCGCTCAAATTGCTCGCCAAGCCAAAGTTATTTCTAAAGACGGAAAAGATTCGCCTTTTGCTGTTATTTTCGGCGCCATGGGAATTACATTTGAAGAAGCCGAATATTTTATTAATGAGTTTAAAAAAACCGGCGCAATCGAGCGAGCTGTTTTATATATTAATTTAGCCGATGACCCAGTCGTTGAAAGAATTACTCTTCCTCGTTTAGCTTTAACCACAGCAGAATATTTAGCTTATGAAAAAGGTATGCATGTTTTGGTTATTTTAACCGACATGACTAATTATTGCCAAGCTTTAAGAGAAATTTCAGCGGCACGTAAAGAAATTCCCGGCCGCAGAGGTTATCCAGGTTATTTGTATACTGATCTTTCAACTCTGTATGAAAGAGCTGGTCGAATTAAAAATAAACCTGGTTCAATCACTCAAATTCCTATTTTAACCATGCCTGAAGATGATAAAACCCATCCCATTCCGGATTTAACTGGTTATATTACCGAAGGTCAAATTATGATTGATCGTGATTTGCATCGCAAGGGTATTTATCCATCTGTAAACGTCTTACCATCTTTATCACGTTTAAAAGATAAAGGTGTTGGCGAGGGAAAAACTCGAGAAGATCACGCCGGCTTAATGAATCAACTTTTTTCATCTTATGCTCGTGGTAAGGAGGCTCGCGAACTAGCTGTTATTTTAGGTGAAGCTGCCTTATCAGAAAACGATAAAAAATTTAGTCAATTTGCTGATGAATTTGAAAAAAGATTTGTTAAACAAGGCTTAAACGAAGACCGTGATATTTTAACAACTTTAAACTTAGGCTGGGAATTATTAACTATCCTTCCACGCTCTGAATTAAAAAGAATTAAAGAAGAATATATTGAAAAATATCTACCTAAAAAATAA
- a CDS encoding lysylphosphatidylglycerol synthase transmembrane domain-containing protein yields MKKVKLLPFIFSTVIGIFLFVFILIKIGAGNIIDTLTLLKPIPALSAGIVFFIMVCLQSLRWKIILKNMGYLVSFGKIFMARTSGFSVSYLTPMSFFGGEPWRAYFLKQEEGIAIHQSLSSIFIEKIIDLLMGALLFLISFFYLITRPISAQLLIISILILAGIVAVVFWFFKSLKNRKRFISKFTKLIGLHKIKYIQERSDRLQRIEENLSNFFWHQRKNLIVVFLIMTLEIVLSLILFKIIILALGYDLNVMQLIFLRAMTMAATLVPIPAALGISEGGNILAFIIFGVSASVGMAFSLLTRCFFVIEVIIGLIFLSHFGIKLIKNLFIKMFNNGNGNGNGNNGNEDSKI; encoded by the coding sequence ATGAAAAAAGTTAAACTTTTACCCTTTATTTTTTCAACGGTTATTGGAATTTTTTTATTTGTTTTTATTTTAATTAAAATTGGCGCTGGCAACATTATTGACACGTTGACTTTATTAAAGCCTATCCCTGCCTTATCAGCGGGTATCGTTTTTTTTATTATGGTGTGTTTGCAGAGTTTACGTTGGAAAATAATTCTAAAAAATATGGGTTACCTTGTTAGTTTTGGAAAAATTTTTATGGCAAGAACATCTGGTTTTTCGGTTTCATATTTAACTCCCATGAGTTTTTTTGGCGGTGAACCTTGGCGAGCTTATTTTTTAAAGCAAGAAGAGGGGATAGCTATTCATCAAAGTTTAAGCTCAATTTTTATTGAAAAAATTATCGATTTATTAATGGGAGCTTTGTTATTTTTAATTTCTTTTTTTTATTTAATTACTCGACCCATTTCAGCCCAATTATTAATTATTAGTATTTTAATTTTAGCTGGCATCGTAGCTGTTGTTTTCTGGTTTTTTAAAAGTTTAAAAAATAGAAAAAGATTTATTAGTAAATTTACCAAATTAATTGGCTTGCACAAAATTAAATATATTCAGGAGCGGAGTGATCGTTTACAACGCATCGAAGAAAATTTAAGTAATTTTTTTTGGCACCAAAGGAAAAATTTAATTGTCGTTTTTTTAATTATGACTTTAGAAATAGTTTTATCTTTGATTTTATTTAAAATAATAATTTTAGCTCTCGGTTATGATTTAAATGTGATGCAATTAATTTTTTTACGTGCCATGACTATGGCGGCGACTTTAGTGCCAATTCCGGCAGCCTTAGGTATTTCTGAGGGGGGTAATATTTTGGCTTTTATCATTTTTGGAGTTAGCGCTTCGGTCGGTATGGCCTTTAGTTTATTAACTCGTTGTTTTTTTGTTATCGAAGTTATCATTGGTTTAATTTTCTTATCGCATTTTGGAATTAAATTAATTAAAAATTTATTTATTAAAATGTTTAATAATGGCAATGGCAACGGTAATGGTAACAATGGTAATGAAGACAGTAAGATTTAG
- a CDS encoding V-type ATP synthase subunit F — MEYQIAILGSANAVLGFKALGVEIFPVVEIADAHQALEKIKNGSYGVLFITEDWATQLKDEIDELARQTMPAITFIPSQHGTTNYGYQNLKKIVEQAVGSDILSKSEN, encoded by the coding sequence ATGGAATATCAAATCGCTATTTTAGGTTCAGCTAATGCCGTTTTAGGGTTTAAAGCCCTTGGGGTTGAAATTTTTCCAGTGGTTGAAATTGCCGATGCTCATCAAGCTTTAGAAAAAATTAAAAACGGATCTTATGGCGTCTTATTTATCACTGAGGATTGGGCAACTCAACTTAAAGACGAAATTGATGAACTAGCTCGTCAAACCATGCCCGCTATTACTTTCATCCCATCTCAACATGGCACCACAAATTACGGTTATCAAAATTTAAAAAAAATAGTTGAACAAGCTGTTGGGAGTGATATTTTATCTAAATCAGAAAATTAA
- a CDS encoding V-type ATPase subunit: protein MSRSKYLYATGLIRSKENKLLNQAELERMLDAPDAEQAFRVFNDTDYADNLLDVPVKNFNQALQDDLRQVRELFFQIVPDENLLKILFIRYDFQNIKLLFKEKYSHKNTEDYASDLGVVNFAKLKQVILEDAKNELPSEIKFAIDYIKNKIETEGVQPNWLDRWSDWQYFETLYALGQKTKNKFIQELIKLQIDIANLKIFIRGKRMQRSSEYIVSEILEKGSLDLDDFARLVEKPLEEGLIEIKNNFSKDASIFIDHYLEHQNLSELEKDLENMELDFVRQTKWIGYGPEILVGYYLAKKNAIRNVRLVMTGKLNNIPAEELKQRQRNLF, encoded by the coding sequence ATGTCTCGAAGTAAATATCTTTATGCAACTGGTCTAATTAGATCCAAAGAAAATAAGCTTTTAAACCAAGCTGAACTTGAAAGAATGCTCGACGCTCCTGATGCCGAACAGGCTTTTAGGGTTTTTAATGATACTGATTATGCCGATAATCTTTTAGATGTGCCAGTTAAAAATTTTAACCAAGCTCTACAAGATGATCTCAGACAAGTTCGCGAACTTTTTTTTCAAATTGTACCAGATGAAAATTTGTTAAAAATACTTTTTATTCGCTATGATTTTCAAAACATAAAACTCTTGTTTAAAGAAAAATATAGTCACAAAAACACCGAAGATTATGCTTCTGATTTGGGGGTGGTTAATTTTGCAAAGCTCAAACAAGTTATTTTAGAAGACGCAAAAAACGAGTTACCGTCAGAAATAAAATTTGCGATTGATTATATTAAAAATAAAATTGAAACTGAGGGGGTTCAACCAAATTGGCTTGATCGTTGGTCTGATTGGCAATATTTTGAAACTCTTTATGCCTTAGGCCAAAAAACAAAAAACAAATTTATTCAAGAATTGATTAAACTCCAAATAGATATTGCCAATCTTAAAATATTTATTCGTGGTAAGCGTATGCAACGCTCGTCCGAATATATTGTTTCTGAAATTTTAGAAAAAGGTAGTTTAGATTTAGATGATTTTGCTCGTCTAGTAGAAAAACCACTCGAAGAAGGTTTAATTGAAATAAAAAATAATTTTTCTAAAGATGCTTCAATTTTTATTGATCACTATTTAGAGCATCAAAATTTATCGGAATTAGAAAAAGATTTAGAAAATATGGAACTTGATTTCGTTCGACAAACTAAATGGATAGGCTATGGCCCAGAAATTTTAGTTGGCTATTATTTAGCTAAAAAAAATGCTATTCGCAATGTTCGTTTAGTTATGACTGGTAAATTAAATAATATTCCAGCCGAAGAGTTAAAACAACGTCAAAGAAATTTATTTTAA
- a CDS encoding V-type ATP synthase subunit K → MMSIGLALAILGAALAVILAGIGSVLGVGIAGQVASGVVSEDPEKFGKALLLQALPGTQGIYGFLGAIMVLQKVGLLGGEVINLTPEVGWQIFFACLPIAIAGLISGLFQGKVSAAGMGIVAKKPAESGKAIILSAMVETYAVLGLLATILLLNGIQVG, encoded by the coding sequence ATTATGTCTATCGGATTAGCATTGGCAATCTTAGGTGCAGCTTTAGCTGTTATCTTAGCCGGTATCGGCTCTGTTTTAGGAGTAGGTATCGCTGGTCAAGTGGCTTCAGGCGTTGTTTCTGAAGATCCAGAAAAATTTGGTAAAGCTTTATTACTTCAAGCTTTGCCTGGTACTCAAGGTATTTATGGCTTTTTGGGAGCCATTATGGTTTTACAAAAGGTCGGTCTTTTGGGTGGTGAAGTTATTAATTTAACCCCTGAGGTTGGTTGGCAAATCTTTTTTGCCTGCTTACCTATCGCTATTGCCGGCTTAATTTCAGGTTTATTTCAGGGAAAAGTTTCAGCCGCCGGTATGGGAATTGTAGCTAAAAAGCCTGCCGAATCTGGCAAAGCTATTATTTTATCAGCCATGGTTGAAACTTATGCCGTTTTAGGTTTGTTGGCTACTATCCTACTTCTCAACGGTATTCAGGTTGGCTAA
- a CDS encoding V-type ATP synthase subunit E — translation MSLQNIIQKIQQETQAEIKKIEAETKKTTKELETEYQTKIEAKKKILLDAKKQQLEKLADQELFQNKLKNNAQILEKKRKTIDQVYKMALDELLELNDKQYIELISQLIYDLPELENGQIQPAKNKVKLTQQALNQSQRNFELIEENEKIKGGFIFVSPKINIDNSFEQIIKRAQQETEEKIAKTLFN, via the coding sequence ATGTCTTTACAAAATATTATTCAAAAAATTCAGCAAGAAACTCAAGCTGAAATAAAAAAAATTGAAGCTGAAACAAAAAAAACAACAAAAGAACTTGAAACAGAATATCAAACTAAAATTGAAGCTAAAAAAAAGATACTCTTGGACGCTAAAAAACAACAGCTTGAAAAACTGGCCGATCAAGAGTTGTTTCAAAATAAATTAAAAAACAACGCTCAAATTTTAGAGAAAAAAAGAAAAACTATTGATCAAGTTTATAAAATGGCTTTAGATGAATTATTAGAACTCAATGATAAACAATATATTGAGCTGATTAGCCAATTGATTTATGATCTACCAGAGCTTGAAAATGGTCAAATTCAGCCAGCCAAAAATAAAGTTAAACTTACCCAACAGGCGCTTAACCAAAGTCAACGCAATTTCGAATTAATCGAAGAAAATGAAAAAATCAAAGGTGGCTTTATTTTTGTTTCGCCCAAAATTAACATTGATAATTCGTTTGAACAAATAATTAAACGTGCCCAACAAGAAACTGAGGAAAAAATAGCTAAAACATTATTTAACTAA
- a CDS encoding V-type ATP synthase subunit D, which yields MAKINPTRIELIRLKKRVKVAQQGHKLLKEKRDGLMKEFMTIIRQAQTLRQEVEQKLGQAFKSFIFASADMRPEVTEEALIMPSKKITLKVETKNVMSVNIPQFKFKSEGDHVCYSLASTSSEIDFALESFSASLDNIVNLAEIEHSARLLAQEIEKTRRRVNALEYVFIPQMQSTIKYITNKLDEQERSALTSLMRVKEKIA from the coding sequence ATGGCAAAAATTAATCCAACACGCATAGAACTTATACGACTTAAAAAAAGAGTTAAAGTAGCTCAACAAGGACACAAACTGCTTAAAGAAAAAAGAGATGGCTTAATGAAAGAATTTATGACGATTATTCGCCAGGCTCAAACTCTCCGTCAAGAAGTTGAACAAAAATTAGGTCAAGCCTTTAAGTCTTTTATTTTTGCCTCAGCTGACATGCGCCCAGAAGTCACCGAAGAAGCTTTAATTATGCCATCTAAAAAAATAACTTTGAAAGTTGAAACTAAAAATGTTATGAGCGTTAATATCCCTCAATTTAAATTTAAATCAGAAGGTGACCATGTCTGCTATTCTTTAGCTTCGACTAGTAGTGAAATTGATTTTGCTTTAGAGTCTTTTTCTGCCAGCTTAGATAATATTGTTAATTTAGCTGAAATTGAACATTCGGCTCGTCTTTTGGCTCAAGAAATTGAAAAAACCCGCCGCCGGGTCAATGCCTTAGAATATGTTTTTATTCCTCAGATGCAATCAACTATTAAATATATTACTAATAAACTTGATGAACAGGAAAGAAGCGCCTTAACTTCTTTAATGCGTGTTAAGGAAAAGATTGCTTAA
- a CDS encoding NGG1p interacting factor NIF3, giving the protein MTVKQIYDLAIKEGIRADFRGQKDIQEMLRRLKSRYSKMSVRQKQEFDQERLVNPFSDTRILNDNGKQIKKILTGIDMDVAELMLADKLGDIDLVLAHHPQGKALACLDDVMRLQADVMSQYGVPINIAEALITERLEEVGRGISAVNHNRAVDMAKMLHINYMCVHTPCDNLVANFLDKLIAKNKPTYVEDLIDLLKEVPEYKQAIQIGAGPKLFSGKMGNRTGKIGLLEITGGTESSPKVYTKLAQAGVGTVVGMHIGEEHRKEAYKAHINVVIAGHIASDSIGMNLFLDQLEQKGIEIIPVSGLIRVKRFKLKK; this is encoded by the coding sequence ATGACCGTTAAACAAATTTACGATTTAGCTATTAAGGAAGGAATTCGAGCTGATTTTCGTGGTCAAAAAGATATTCAAGAAATGCTACGACGTTTAAAGAGTCGATATAGTAAAATGTCAGTTAGACAAAAACAGGAATTTGATCAAGAAAGATTAGTTAATCCTTTTTCAGATACACGGATTTTAAATGACAATGGCAAACAAATTAAGAAAATTTTAACTGGCATTGATATGGATGTGGCAGAATTAATGTTAGCTGATAAGTTGGGCGATATTGATTTGGTTTTAGCTCATCATCCCCAGGGTAAGGCTTTGGCTTGTTTAGATGATGTGATGCGTTTGCAGGCTGATGTGATGAGTCAATATGGTGTGCCAATTAACATTGCTGAAGCTTTAATTACTGAAAGATTAGAAGAAGTTGGTAGGGGCATATCAGCTGTTAATCATAATCGAGCGGTGGATATGGCAAAAATGTTGCATATAAATTATATGTGCGTACATACGCCTTGTGACAATTTAGTGGCTAATTTTTTAGATAAATTAATTGCTAAAAATAAACCAACTTATGTTGAAGATTTAATCGATTTACTTAAAGAAGTTCCAGAGTATAAACAAGCTATTCAAATCGGAGCTGGTCCAAAATTATTTAGTGGAAAAATGGGTAACCGTACCGGTAAAATCGGTTTATTAGAGATTACGGGTGGTACTGAAAGTTCACCCAAAGTTTATACTAAATTAGCTCAAGCTGGGGTAGGCACGGTAGTCGGTATGCACATTGGCGAGGAGCATCGTAAAGAAGCCTACAAAGCTCATATTAATGTGGTTATCGCTGGTCATATCGCTTCAGATTCAATTGGGATGAATTTATTTTTAGATCAATTAGAGCAAAAAGGTATTGAAATTATTCCAGTTTCTGGTTTGATTCGGGTTAAGCGTTTTAAGTTAAAAAAATAA
- a CDS encoding V-type ATP synthase subunit A: MLKEKTQGKIIKVAGPLVVAEGMFGVKMYEVVKVSEHKLIGEVIELDGDKASIQVYENTSGIGPGEPVYLTGHPLSVVLGPGLLTSIYDGIQRPLDKLEEKTGAYITRGVEVPALDEKKKWEFKPLVKKGDKVEAGDVLGEVQETELIIHKIMVPLHIQNGTIETIQSGSFTLKDAIAKIDGQDITMTQIWPIREARKIKEKLIPTEPLLTGQRIIDTFFPIAKGGAGCIPGPFGSGKTVVQHQLAKWADADIIIFIGCGERGNEMTDVLQEFPELKDPKSGKALMERTVLIANTSNMPVAAREASIYTGITIAEYYRDMGYNVALMGDSTSRWAEALREISGRLEEMPGEEGYPAYLASRTAEFYERAGKIKCLGAGDREGSLTVVGAVSPPGGDLSEPVTQNTLRVTKVFWALDDQLAYRRHFPAINWLNSYSLYTDNLSEYMASHAGQDWPELRIQAMTILQEESALEEVVRLVGVESLSFQEQLTLDTAKSIREDFLLQNAFDEIDTYSSIKKQYLILKAIMVFYKLAKEKIQSGFKLKDLLDLPVKEEIGRAKSIPMDEIDKLEQLIQQIENQINSLNK; this comes from the coding sequence ATGTTAAAAGAAAAAACTCAAGGAAAAATTATCAAAGTCGCCGGACCGCTTGTTGTCGCCGAAGGCATGTTTGGAGTTAAAATGTATGAAGTAGTTAAAGTTTCAGAACACAAACTTATTGGTGAAGTTATTGAACTCGATGGCGACAAAGCTTCAATTCAAGTTTATGAAAATACCTCAGGCATTGGACCAGGCGAACCGGTTTACTTAACTGGCCATCCCCTGTCTGTAGTTTTAGGACCAGGTTTATTGACTTCAATTTATGATGGAATTCAACGCCCGTTAGATAAGCTTGAAGAAAAAACTGGAGCTTATATCACCCGAGGCGTTGAAGTTCCAGCCTTGGATGAAAAGAAAAAATGGGAATTTAAACCCTTGGTTAAAAAAGGAGATAAGGTTGAAGCTGGAGATGTTTTAGGCGAAGTTCAAGAAACCGAATTAATTATTCATAAAATCATGGTACCACTTCATATTCAAAATGGCACCATTGAAACAATTCAATCTGGTTCGTTTACCTTAAAAGACGCTATAGCTAAAATTGACGGACAAGACATCACCATGACTCAAATTTGGCCCATCCGCGAAGCTCGTAAAATTAAGGAAAAACTAATTCCAACCGAACCACTATTAACTGGCCAAAGAATTATTGATACTTTTTTCCCCATTGCCAAAGGCGGTGCGGGTTGCATTCCTGGTCCTTTTGGCTCTGGTAAAACAGTAGTCCAACACCAACTAGCCAAATGGGCTGATGCTGATATTATTATTTTCATTGGTTGCGGTGAACGTGGCAATGAGATGACTGATGTACTTCAAGAATTTCCAGAATTAAAAGACCCTAAATCCGGCAAAGCCCTAATGGAAAGAACCGTCTTAATTGCCAACACTTCAAATATGCCTGTGGCTGCCCGCGAAGCTTCGATTTATACTGGGATTACCATTGCTGAATATTATCGTGACATGGGCTATAACGTAGCCTTAATGGGCGATTCTACTTCTCGCTGGGCTGAGGCGTTGCGTGAAATTTCTGGTCGCTTAGAAGAAATGCCAGGTGAAGAAGGCTATCCAGCTTATCTAGCTTCACGCACAGCTGAATTTTATGAACGTGCTGGAAAAATAAAATGTTTAGGCGCTGGTGACCGTGAAGGCTCCTTAACCGTAGTCGGAGCTGTTTCTCCTCCCGGTGGCGATTTATCAGAACCAGTCACTCAAAACACATTGAGAGTAACTAAAGTTTTTTGGGCACTAGATGATCAATTAGCTTACCGTCGTCATTTTCCAGCTATAAATTGGCTGAATAGTTATTCTTTATATACCGACAATTTAAGCGAATATATGGCTAGCCACGCTGGTCAAGATTGGCCAGAATTAAGAATTCAAGCGATGACAATTTTACAAGAAGAATCCGCTTTAGAAGAGGTTGTCCGTTTGGTTGGTGTCGAATCATTATCTTTTCAAGAACAATTAACTCTAGACACAGCTAAGTCAATTCGAGAAGATTTTTTGCTTCAAAATGCTTTTGATGAAATTGATACCTATTCTTCAATTAAAAAACAATATCTCATTCTTAAGGCTATTATGGTTTTTTATAAACTAGCTAAAGAAAAAATTCAAAGCGGTTTTAAACTTAAAGATTTGCTTGATTTGCCGGTTAAAGAAGAAATTGGTCGTGCCAAATCCATCCCCATGGATGAAATCGATAAATTAGAACAACTAATTCAACAAATTGAAAATCAAATTAATTCATTAAATAAATAA